In Streptomyces sp. Li-HN-5-11, the sequence TACGGCATCGCGGTGCGCACCGCGCCCACCGGCGCGGACGCCCAGCTCGACGAGCTGGACGGCGCACGGCTGCTGTGGATCGAGTCCCCGTCGAACCCGGGGCTCGACGTGTGCGACATCCGGCGGCTGGTCGAGGCGGCACACGCGCGTGGTGCCCTGGTCGCCGTCGACAACACCCTCGCGACGCCGCTCGGGCAGCGGCCACTGGAGCTCGGTGCGGACTTCTCCGTGGCCAGTGGTACCAAGCAGCTCACCGGGCACGGCGACCTCCTGCTGGGATACGTCACCGGCCGTGACGGCGAGGCCATGGCGGCCGTACGCCGCTGGCGCAAGATCGTGGGCGCGATCCCGGGACCGATGGAGGCATGGCTCGCCCACCGTTCGATGGCCACCCTGGAGCTGCGTGTCGACCGGCAGAACGCCTCCGCCCTGGCCCTCGCCGAGACGCTGCGCGGGCGCCCCGAGGTAACCGGGGTGCGCTATCCGGGGCTGCCCGGTGATCCCTCGCACAACGTGGCCTCACAGCAGATGCGGCGCTACGGGTGCGTGGTGTCCTTCACCCTGCCCACACGCGCGCGGGCCGAGCGTTTCCTCGGCGCACTGCGGCTCGTGGACGACGCGACGAGCTTCGGCGGGGTGCGCTCCACGGCGGAGCGGCGTCGGCGCTGGGGCGGTGACGCGGTGCCCGAGGGCTTCATCCGGCTGTCCGTCGGTGCCGAGAACCCCGAGGACCTTGTGGCGGATGTGCTGCGTGCGCTGGAGGAGTCGGCGGACTGAGCGGTTCCCGGACGCGGGGAGGTGTCCGGCTACGCACAACGGACGGTCCGAGCCTCCCCCCTCGTGGCTCGGACCGTCCTCGGTTCCCCGCGCGAAGGAACGCGCGACCAAGGCTAGTTGACCCTGTGTCAGTGTCCAATCACGGTAGCGACAGAGACCTATCGACATATTTATAGTTGAGGACGGCCGGGGGGCCGGAGGGAAGGGCGATCAAAGGCACCGAGAGGGGAGGGCGTGCCGTGGACCTCGCGTTACTGCGTACGTTCGTGACCGTGCACCGGGCGGGCTCCTTCACCCGGGCAGCAGCGCTGCTCGGCCTCTCCCAGCCGGCCGTCACCTCCCAGATCCGGACGCTGGAACGCCAGTTGGGCCGCCCCCTGTTCCTGCGCCAGGCCCGCGGCGTGACGCCGACGACCATCGGAGACGAACTCGCCCACAAGGCCGCGCCCCATCTGGACGCCCTGGTGGAGATCGCCGAGTCGGGTCTCGACGACGAATCCTCCTTACGCTCCCTGCACCTGGCCGGGCCGCCGGAGTTCACCGCCGAACGCGCTCTGCCCGCGCTGACCGAGCTGACCGGCGACGACGGGCAGGGCTTCGCGCTGCGTGCCTCCTTCGGCACCGCGGAGGAGGCACTGGAGGGACTTTCCGCCGGACACCATGACCTGGCCATCAGCACGGTCCGGCCGCGCGGGGCGCTGCTCACGGCGGCTCCCCTGTGCGACGAGGAGCACGTCCTGGTCGCCGCCGCGCGCTGGGCCGAGGAGATCACCGCTCTGAAGGGGTGCCCCAAGGACGTGCCCGCCCTGGAAAACGTCCCCATGGTGGAGGTTCACGAGTCGCTGCCCTTCGTCTCACGCTACTGGGCCTCGGTCTTCGACTCCCGGCCGGCATCGTCCGGCGCTGTGATCGTTCCTGATCTGCGTGCCGTCCTCGCCTGCGCGGCGGCGGGCGCCGGGCTCGCAGTGCTGCCCCGCTATCTGTGCGCCGCCGCCCTGGAGCGCGGTGACGTGGTGGCCCTTCATGAACCGACAGTGCCGCCCCTGCGCACGTATTTCCTCGTGGCCCGAACGGGAACGCTGGCCATGCCGCACATCGCGCGGGCTCACGAGTGGCTGCTGCGGGCGGCCTCCGACTGGTGCTGAGCCTTCCCGGCCGGGATGTCACCCGGTGAACCCGCCCGGTGACGATTCGCGATGTTTCACGTGGAACCAGCGGGGCCACATTTCACCCATGACCGTCCGACCCGTGGTCAAGCGCACCGCCCGCGCCGTCCTCCTCGACGGCGACGACCTGATCCTGATCAAGCGCACCAAGCCCGGTGTCGATCCCTACTGGGTCACTCCCGGTGGCGGGGTCGAGCCCGGGGACACGACCGTCGTCGACGCCCTGCACCGTGAGGTGTATGAAGAGCTCGGCGCCAAGATCACCGACGTGGTGCCCTGCTTCGTGGACACCGTGGAGCACATCGGAGAGGGCGGCGGGGCGACCGGCGTGAAAGTGCAGCACTTCTTCGTGTGCCGTCTGGAGTCGATGGACCCGTCCCTGCGACACGGCCCCGAAGTGGACGAACCGAGCGGCGAGTACGAGATCGTGCGCGTCCCCTTCACCCGGGTCGGGATCGCTTCCGTCCACCTCGTCCCGCTGTCGCTGCGGCACTATCTGGACGGAAATATCGAGGGCGTACGCGCTATGCACGCTCCCGACCTGGGCTGAACCCGTCGGTTGGCCAAAAGCACGTCTGTCTCGTGCGAAACGGGTGGACGCCGAGGGGGCGCCTCGGACAGCCTGACCTGCGTGCCGACTCCTTCTCCTGCCGCTCTGCCCATCCGCCGTCTGACGCTTCACGATCTCAGCGCGTGCGCCGACCTGTCCGAGAACCGGGGCTGGCAGCGCGAGGAGCACAAGTGGGGACTCCTCCTCACGGCGGGGAAGGGATACGGCATCGACGACCCCGACGGGGGGCTCGTCGCCGCCTGTGTCGTCACCGAGTACGGACTGTACGGCCGACCGGATCTGGGAGCCGTCGGCATGGTCCTGGTCGCCGAGCGCCATGCCCGCCAGGGCGTCGGGCGGCGGCTGATGCGCCATGTCCTGTCCCTCATGGGCACCACGCCACTGACACTGCACGCGACGCCGTACGGCCGCCCGCTGTACGAGGAACTCGGCTTCAAGGTCACGGGCCGGGCGGAGATGGTGCTCGGGCACTTCACGCCGGGCGGGCCGCGGTCCCCTGTCGCCACGCGGGCGGCCACCGCCGAGGACCTCGCGGCGATCCTCCGGCTCGACGAGGAGGTGTTCGGCACCGACCGCACCCCCGTCGTGACGCGGCTGCCCGCGTTCGCCGACCATGTCCACGTCGCCGAGGACAGTGGCGGAGTCATCGGGTACGCGGCGGCCTGGCCGAACATGGACACCCACGTCGTGGGCCCGCTGATCGCCCGGGACACGGAAACGGCGAAGGCCCTGATCACGTCCCTCGCCGCCCGTACCGGCCGTCCCCTGCGCACCGACATCGACGTACGGCACCAGGAACTGCTGGCCTGGGTGAAGGAACACGGACTGGAATCCGTTGCTTTCAACGCGGTCATGACCTACGGCATCGCGGAACTGCCCGGGGACTGGACACGCCGGTTCGCCCCGCTGACCGTGGCGGCGGGCTGAGCGGCTCCGGACGTCACCGGCCCCGGCATAGGGTGCGGGACATGGGAGACCTTGAGATACGTGCTGCCGTCGCCACCGACGTCCCCGCCATCATCGGCATGCTCGCGGACGATCCGCTCGGTGCGCAGCGCGAGTCACCGGAGGACCTCACGCCGTACATGGCCGCGTGGGAGCGGCTCAGCGCGGATCCGAACCAGTATGTCGTGGTCGCCGTGCGCGAAGGTCGCGTCGTCGGCACGCTCCAGCTGTCAATCATTCCCGGACTGTCCCGGCGCGGCTCCACCCGGTCGATCATCGAAGGCGTCCGTATCCACGCCGACGAACGCGGCAGTGGACTGGGCACCCAGCTCATCAGGTGGGCGATCGACGCATCCCGGCACCAGGGCTGCCGGTTGGTGCAGCTCACGTCGGACAAGTCCCGCACCGACGCCCACCGTTTCTACGAGCGGCTGGGCTTCGAGGCCTCGCACACGGGTTTCAAACTCCAGCTCTGAACGCCGGGGTGACTGTTTCACGTGAAACAGCCACCCCGTCGCCATCGACAGGACCGTGGCACCTACCCGATCCCCCGCCAGCCGTCCGGGTCCACGCCACCAGGTACGGAAGCCCCTTCGTCGTAGGGCCGGCGCGTGAACACGAACGACCCGAGGTCCAGATGATCCACGGACCCGTCCGGCCTCCGCACGCAACGCAGCAGTTCCCCTGCGTAGTAACCCTCCAGGCCCGTCCACGTACCGTCACCGTTCGGCCGGAACCGTGAACGCCGGCCGTCGCCCGACAGTGGCTCCAACACGGCGAACCCGTCGGCGGTCAGGCGCAGGGCGAAGCCGTGCGTCCCCCAGTACCAATGTCCCGCCAGTTCCAGAACCGACGGGTCGACGCCCTTCAGCGGCCGCCATGGCTCGGGAATCCGTGGTTCTGCCTCGGCGACGATACGGACCAGGTCCGACGCGACTGTCGATACCAGCGGACCGGACGTGCAGTTCGCCAGCACGACGGCGGCAGCATCGTCCTCCACGCTGATGCTCAGACCCGCCAGAAAGCCCGGCAGCGATCCGCCGTGCCCCACGAACAGCCGGCCGTCCCGGTACTGGATCTGCATGCCGAGGCCGTACGCGGAGCCGGCCGCCACGTCCTCGGCCTCGGCCGGAGCGGCAGGCGTCCGCATCTCCCGTACGGACTCCGCGCTCAGCACCCGGTCGTCGCCGTGGGTGAGAAATACGGCGAACCGAGCCAGGTCCCTCGTCGTCGACCAGAGCTGGCCGGCCGGTGCCATCCGCCCGAGATGCTCGGCGGGCTCCGGCAGCAGCACATCCGCCCACGGATGCACCGCCCAGCCGCCTGCGTGCGGCGCCTGCGGGCGGATGCTCGTACGGTTCAGGCCCAGTGGTTCGAGCACTTCCCGCCGAAGAACGTCCTCCCACGCAGCCCCGCGCAGTTCCTCGACCAGCGCGCCCAGCAGGGTGTAGCCGGGATTCGAGTAGTGGAAGCGCCGACCGGCCGGATGCAGCAGGGGCTGCTCGCCCAGTACGTCGCCGAGTTCGGGCCGCAGAGCACCCGGCGTCCGTTCCCACCAGGGCGCCGGGGACTCGGCGGCGAGTCCTCCTGTGTGCGCCAGCAGATCGGCGACGGTCGCCTCTCCGGCCCCGGTGCCCGGAAGATGCTTCTCCAGCAGGTCACCGAGGCCCAGCAGGCCCTCCTCACACAGCCGCAGCACCAGGACCGCCGTGAACGTCTTGGTGATCGAGCCGATCCTGTACTGCGTGTTCTCATCCGGACCGTGCCCGTCCACCGAGGTCCGCGCCCCGTGCCACACCGTCCGCCCGTGTCGTACGACAGCAGCGACGAGGGAGGGCGCGCGCCCCTCCGCCTGGGCCACGGCAATACGGTGCAACAGTGCCCGCCGCGTACCCGGAAGCAGCTCTTCTGCGGAAATCGTCATGCCCACAGTCCACCTGGCCCGGCACCCCGCGTCGAGCCCGTTTCTGCGGTGCGGTGCAGGTTGTCCGGTTCACTGTCATATGGCGACGCTGTGACCTGCCGTTCTCCCACCTGCCTCAGACAGTGACGGATGAGTTGAGTCTCAGGATCGTGTCACTTCCTTCGACCGCCTCCGGCGGAGTTGACCGGGTCATGCTCGATTCAGATCGAGGCTCGGAGGGCCTTCCGCAGGAGCTCGCCGAACTCTGCCGGGTGCGTGGTCAGTCCGATGTACCCGCCGGGGAAGTGCTGGAGCTCCGTGCCGAGACGCTCGGCCAGGAAAGCTGCCGCGCGGTAGGGCAGTTCACCGCGTGAGTCCTGGCCACCGGCGATCACGAGCCGGCCCGACACCTCCAGCCGAGGCGGAGGCTACCGCCGGGCTGGCAAGGGCGCGCTCGTCGCCTTCGCGAATGCCTGGCGACGTTGAACGACGAGTGCAGCCGATATGAAGCGGAGCGTGAGACCGGGCAGCGAAATCCGAGACCCTGCATGCGGCGGCGTCAGGTCTGCGCCATGTCCACGAATCGCGAGTAGTGTCCCTGGAAGGCCACGGTGATCGTCGCCGTCGGGCCGTTACGGTGCTTGGCGACGATCAGGTCGGCCTCGCCCGCGCGCGGCGACTCCTTTTCGTAGGCGTCCTCGCGGTGCAGCAGGATCACCATGTCGGCGTCCTGCTCGATCGAGCCCGACTCCCGCAGATCGGAGACCATCGGCTTCTTGTCCGTGCGCTGCTCGGGGCCACGGTTGAGCTGCGAGAGCGCGATGACCGGGATCTCCAGTTCCTTGGCGAGGAGCTTGAGGTTCCTGGACATGTCCGAGACCTCCTGTTGTCGGCTCTCGGCGCGCTTGGAGCCGCCCGACTGCATCAGCTGGAGGTAGTCGATGACGACCAGCTTGAGGTCGTTGCGCTGCTTCAGGCGACGGCACTTGGCACGGATCTCCATCATCGACAGGTTCGGGGAGTCGTCGATGTAGAGCGGGGCGGCCGAGACGTCCGGCATCCGGCGGGCCAGCCGCGTCCAGTCCTCGTCGGTCATCGTGCCCGAACGCATGTGGTGCAGGGCCACGCGCGCCTCGGCGGACAGCAGACGCATCGCGATCTCGTTGCGGCCCATCTCGAGCGAGAAGATGACACTGGGCAGGTTGTGCTTGATCGACGCGGCCCGGGCGAAGTCCAGCGCGAGCGTCGACTTGCCCATCGCGGGACGGGCGGCGATGACGATCATCTGGCCCGGATGCAGACCGTTGGTCAGGGAGTCGAAGTCCGTGAAGCCGGTGGGCACACCGGTCATCTCGCCACTGCGCGAGCCGATCGCCTCGATCTCGTCGAGCGCGCCCTCCATGATGTCGCCGAGCGGCAGGTAGTCCTCGCTGGTGCGCTGCTCGGTGACGGCGTAGATCTCCGCCTGGGCGCGGTTGACGATCTCGTCGACGTCGTCATCGGCCGCGTATCCCATCTGGGTGATACGCGTCCCGGCCTCGACCAGGCGGCGCAGGACCGCCCGGTCGTGAACGATCTCCGCGTAGTACGCCGCGTTCGCCGCCGTCGGCACCGTCTGCACCAGCGAGTGCAGGTACGCGGCCCCGCCGACCTTGTTGATCTCGCCGCGTTTGGTGAGCTCGGCGGCGATGGTGATGGGGTCTGCGGGTTCTCCCTTGGCGTAGATGTCGAGGATCGCCTGGTAGATCGTCTCGTGCGCCGGCTTGTAGAAGTCGTGGCCCTTGAGGATCTCGACGACGTCGGCGATGGCTTCCTTGGACAGGAGCATGCCGCCGAGGACGGACTGCTCGGCATCGAGATCCTGCGGCGGAACACGCTCGAAGGACGAGCCGGCGCCGTCCCACGCGCCGTTGTCCCGGCTGTCCCGGCCTCGGTCGTGCTGTTCGTCGCGGCCGCGTCCGCCCTCCGGGCGGCGTCGGGAGGCGGGCAGACGATCACTGGGTCCGCTGTCGGCCCACGGGTCGTCCAGGGGCTCGGAAATGCTCACCGAGCGACCTCCTCCCGTCCGCCGAGCGGACCTCGCCGTGCCCCTCTTTTCTACGGCACGGCACTGACAAATGAGAGGCCCAACTCCGCTTCTGGCGCGTCAGGTTTGTGACGGTCTGGAAGCCGGCGGACGGAGTGGGCGCCGGACCACCGTAGGCCCCCAGGCACCGTCAGCCAATCTGGTTATCCACAGGCCATGTGGACGACGGCCCAGATGCTGTGGAGAACTCCGCGAAACCTGTGCACGACCCGGTGGACAGCGCTGTGAACAAGCCCTCCCTGCTGTCCAGAGAGAACCTGTGACCTGGCCTTTTCCCATCCACTGGCTGTGCAGGAGAAAAACTTCCCCAGTCGGCCCAAGATCGCTTCGAACGGTACGCACACATGCGCGCCGCGAGACACGGGGTAATGGGCACAGAGGCTTTGCACTTCTTACCTGTGGACGGTTAGATTAATGGTCATGACACAGGTCTCCGAGCGCCCCACGGCCACCCGGCGACAGCATGACCGGGAGATCGTCGCACTGGCCGTACCGGCCTTCGGCGCACTCGTCGCCGAGCCCCTCTTCGTCATGGCCGACAGTGCGATCGTGGGCCACCTCGGCACAGCGCAGCTCGCCGGACTCGGCGTCGCCTCGGCCCTCCTGACGACCGCCGTCAGCGTCTTCGTCTTCCTCGCCTACGCCACCACGGCCGCCGTCGCCCGGCGGGTCGGCGCGGGGGACCTCCAAGCCGCCATCCGGCAGGGCATGGACGGTATCTGGCTGGCACTCCTCCTGGGCGTCGCCGTCATCGCTGTCGTCCTGTCCACGGCACCGTTTCTCGTGGAACTCTTCGGCGCTTCGGACACGGCAGCCCCGTACGCGACCACCTATCTGCGGATCTCGGCACTCGGCATCCCCGCCATGCTCGTCGTGCTCGCCTCGACAGGCATCCTGCGCGGACTGCAGGACACGAGGACGCCCCTCTGTGTCGCTATCGTGGGTTTCGTCGCCAACGCCGCCCTCAACGCCGGTCTCGTCTACGGCGCCAAGCTAGGTATCGCGGGCTCCGCCTGGGGTACCGTCATCGCCCAGTGCGGCATGGCCGCGGTCTATCTCGTGGTGGTCATCCGCGGGGCGCGTAAGCACGGCGCCTCACTGCGCCCGGACGCCGCCGGGATAAGGGCCTCCGCACACGCAGGAGCACCGCTGTTGGTGCGTACTCTCTCGCTGCGCGCCATCCTGATGATCGCCACAGCCGTCGCGGCACGCCTCGGAGACGCCGACATCGCGGCCCACCAGATCATCCTGTCTCTGTGGAGTCTGCTCGCCTTCGCCCTGGACGCCATCGCCATCGCCGGACAGGCCATCATCGGGCGCTATCTCGGTGCCGAGGACGCCGAGGGCGCCCGGGCCGCGTGTCGCCGGATGGTGGAGTGGGGCATCGCGGCCGGCGTTGTGCTCGGCCTGCTGGTGGCGATCACCCGGCCGCTCTTCCTGCCGCTGTTCACCAGCGACACCATGGTCAAGGACACCGCCCTGCCCGCCCTGATCGTGGTCGCGCTCTCCCAACCCGTCTGCGGTGTCGTGTTCGTCCTGGACGGCGTCCTGATGGGGGCAGGCGACGGCGCCTACCTCGCCTGGGCCATGATGCTCACCCTGGCGGTGTTCGCTCCGGCCGCGCTGCTCGTCCCCGCCATCGGCGGTGGCCTCACCGCGCTCTGGGCAGCCATGACACTGATGATGACGGTGCGCATGCTGACGCTCTGGCTGCGTACCCGCTCGGGCCGATGGATCGTCACGGGCGCGACGCGCTGACTGTTTCACGTGAAACACGCTGTTTCACGTGAAACGGGACCGATTCCCTCGTGGCGCAGTGAAGGGGCCGTACCCCCGCGGGTACGACCCCTTCTTCAGCTCTTCAAGCCGAG encodes:
- a CDS encoding NUDIX hydrolase codes for the protein MTVRPVVKRTARAVLLDGDDLILIKRTKPGVDPYWVTPGGGVEPGDTTVVDALHREVYEELGAKITDVVPCFVDTVEHIGEGGGATGVKVQHFFVCRLESMDPSLRHGPEVDEPSGEYEIVRVPFTRVGIASVHLVPLSLRHYLDGNIEGVRAMHAPDLG
- a CDS encoding GNAT family N-acetyltransferase, which translates into the protein MGDLEIRAAVATDVPAIIGMLADDPLGAQRESPEDLTPYMAAWERLSADPNQYVVVAVREGRVVGTLQLSIIPGLSRRGSTRSIIEGVRIHADERGSGLGTQLIRWAIDASRHQGCRLVQLTSDKSRTDAHRFYERLGFEASHTGFKLQL
- a CDS encoding MATE family efflux transporter — encoded protein: MTQVSERPTATRRQHDREIVALAVPAFGALVAEPLFVMADSAIVGHLGTAQLAGLGVASALLTTAVSVFVFLAYATTAAVARRVGAGDLQAAIRQGMDGIWLALLLGVAVIAVVLSTAPFLVELFGASDTAAPYATTYLRISALGIPAMLVVLASTGILRGLQDTRTPLCVAIVGFVANAALNAGLVYGAKLGIAGSAWGTVIAQCGMAAVYLVVVIRGARKHGASLRPDAAGIRASAHAGAPLLVRTLSLRAILMIATAVAARLGDADIAAHQIILSLWSLLAFALDAIAIAGQAIIGRYLGAEDAEGARAACRRMVEWGIAAGVVLGLLVAITRPLFLPLFTSDTMVKDTALPALIVVALSQPVCGVVFVLDGVLMGAGDGAYLAWAMMLTLAVFAPAALLVPAIGGGLTALWAAMTLMMTVRMLTLWLRTRSGRWIVTGATR
- a CDS encoding LysR family transcriptional regulator is translated as MDLALLRTFVTVHRAGSFTRAAALLGLSQPAVTSQIRTLERQLGRPLFLRQARGVTPTTIGDELAHKAAPHLDALVEIAESGLDDESSLRSLHLAGPPEFTAERALPALTELTGDDGQGFALRASFGTAEEALEGLSAGHHDLAISTVRPRGALLTAAPLCDEEHVLVAAARWAEEITALKGCPKDVPALENVPMVEVHESLPFVSRYWASVFDSRPASSGAVIVPDLRAVLACAAAGAGLAVLPRYLCAAALERGDVVALHEPTVPPLRTYFLVARTGTLAMPHIARAHEWLLRAASDWC
- the dnaB gene encoding replicative DNA helicase, encoding MSISEPLDDPWADSGPSDRLPASRRRPEGGRGRDEQHDRGRDSRDNGAWDGAGSSFERVPPQDLDAEQSVLGGMLLSKEAIADVVEILKGHDFYKPAHETIYQAILDIYAKGEPADPITIAAELTKRGEINKVGGAAYLHSLVQTVPTAANAAYYAEIVHDRAVLRRLVEAGTRITQMGYAADDDVDEIVNRAQAEIYAVTEQRTSEDYLPLGDIMEGALDEIEAIGSRSGEMTGVPTGFTDFDSLTNGLHPGQMIVIAARPAMGKSTLALDFARAASIKHNLPSVIFSLEMGRNEIAMRLLSAEARVALHHMRSGTMTDEDWTRLARRMPDVSAAPLYIDDSPNLSMMEIRAKCRRLKQRNDLKLVVIDYLQLMQSGGSKRAESRQQEVSDMSRNLKLLAKELEIPVIALSQLNRGPEQRTDKKPMVSDLRESGSIEQDADMVILLHREDAYEKESPRAGEADLIVAKHRNGPTATITVAFQGHYSRFVDMAQT
- a CDS encoding GNAT family N-acetyltransferase — protein: MPTPSPAALPIRRLTLHDLSACADLSENRGWQREEHKWGLLLTAGKGYGIDDPDGGLVAACVVTEYGLYGRPDLGAVGMVLVAERHARQGVGRRLMRHVLSLMGTTPLTLHATPYGRPLYEELGFKVTGRAEMVLGHFTPGGPRSPVATRAATAEDLAAILRLDEEVFGTDRTPVVTRLPAFADHVHVAEDSGGVIGYAAAWPNMDTHVVGPLIARDTETAKALITSLAARTGRPLRTDIDVRHQELLAWVKEHGLESVAFNAVMTYGIAELPGDWTRRFAPLTVAAG
- a CDS encoding serine hydrolase domain-containing protein, whose product is MTISAEELLPGTRRALLHRIAVAQAEGRAPSLVAAVVRHGRTVWHGARTSVDGHGPDENTQYRIGSITKTFTAVLVLRLCEEGLLGLGDLLEKHLPGTGAGEATVADLLAHTGGLAAESPAPWWERTPGALRPELGDVLGEQPLLHPAGRRFHYSNPGYTLLGALVEELRGAAWEDVLRREVLEPLGLNRTSIRPQAPHAGGWAVHPWADVLLPEPAEHLGRMAPAGQLWSTTRDLARFAVFLTHGDDRVLSAESVREMRTPAAPAEAEDVAAGSAYGLGMQIQYRDGRLFVGHGGSLPGFLAGLSISVEDDAAAVVLANCTSGPLVSTVASDLVRIVAEAEPRIPEPWRPLKGVDPSVLELAGHWYWGTHGFALRLTADGFAVLEPLSGDGRRSRFRPNGDGTWTGLEGYYAGELLRCVRRPDGSVDHLDLGSFVFTRRPYDEGASVPGGVDPDGWRGIG
- a CDS encoding cystathionine gamma-lyase, translating into MNDSAADHEDGPRTKPGLSAGAGDGTRAVRAGLPEPVKHEPTLPGPVFAAHFHLPGDPTGPYAYGRDENPTWTLLERAIGELEAPSQDGVETLVFASGMAAISSVLFSQLRAGDAVVLPSDGYQVLPLVRAQLEAYGIAVRTAPTGADAQLDELDGARLLWIESPSNPGLDVCDIRRLVEAAHARGALVAVDNTLATPLGQRPLELGADFSVASGTKQLTGHGDLLLGYVTGRDGEAMAAVRRWRKIVGAIPGPMEAWLAHRSMATLELRVDRQNASALALAETLRGRPEVTGVRYPGLPGDPSHNVASQQMRRYGCVVSFTLPTRARAERFLGALRLVDDATSFGGVRSTAERRRRWGGDAVPEGFIRLSVGAENPEDLVADVLRALEESAD